The following proteins are co-located in the Vigna unguiculata cultivar IT97K-499-35 chromosome 9, ASM411807v1, whole genome shotgun sequence genome:
- the LOC114164200 gene encoding soluble inorganic pyrophosphatase 1-like has translation MKCRSECSNQFDRVFYFPSNLHINTSTIPFSSQPLHFLLHPIFASSIYTIYLKMAENGEESQENRPAPRLNERILSSLSRRSVAAHPWHDLEIGPEAPQIFNCVVEITKGSKVKYELDKKTGLIKVDRILYSSVVYPHNYGFIPRTLCEDNDPMDVLVLMQEPVLPGCFLRARAIGIMPMIDQGEKDDKIIAVCADDPEYKHFIDYKELAPHRISEIRRFFEDYKKNEHKEVAVNDFLPASVAVEAIQYSMDLYAEYILHTLRR, from the exons ATGAAGTGCCGAAGTGAATGCTCTAATCAATTTGACCGAGTCTTCTACTTCCCTTCAAATCTTCATATAAATACATCAACCATACCATTCTCTTCTCAACCCTTACACTTTCTTCTTCATCCCATATTTGCTTCTTCTATATATACCATATATTTAAAGATGGCTGAGAATGGCGAGGAATCTCAAGAAAATCGTCCAGCTCCCCGTTTGAATGAAAGGATTCTTTCTTCTTTGTCAAGGAGATCAGTTGCTGCTCATCCTTGGCATGATCTTGAAATTG GACCCGAGGCTCCTCAGATTTTCAACTGT GTTGTGGAGATCACTAAAGGAAGCAAGGTGAAGTATGAACTTGACAAAAAGACTGGATTGATTAAG GTTGATCGGATTTTGTATTCGTCTGTTGTTTATCCTCATAACTACGGTTTTATCCCTCGCACACTGTGTGAAGACAATGACCCAATGGATGTCTTGGTTCTCATGCAG GAACCAGTTCTTCCTGGTTGTTTCCTGCGAGCCAGGGCCATTGGAATCATGCCTATGATTGACCAG GGAGAGAAAGATGATAAAATTATTGCAGTGTGCGCTGATGACCCAGAATATAAGCACTTTATCGACTATAAAGAACTTGCGCCTCACCGCATCTCTGAGATCCGACGCTTCTTTGAAGACT ACAAAAAGAATGAGCACAAGGAAGTAGCAGTTAATGACTTTCTACCCGCAAGCGTTGCTGTTGAGGCCATCCAGTACTCGAT GGATCTCTATGCAGAGTATATTCTGCACACCTTGAGGAGATAG
- the LOC114162860 gene encoding probably inactive receptor-like protein kinase At2g46850 translates to MSSPILILTFLPLLLCFPSFSSSLQHQGKELLPNSCSETCGDLHVPFPFYVNSSCESISSAFHLSCTNSSTLFLRIGSVSYTVFEFFPDGVLVDFPGSSSSSSSCRQYNDLNSFGRSFAGKDNFGVSVDNVIGLYDCEDSSLCKPDCETIDLPACDGRRGGGSLACCYPLSDHTIWHLGDGFSVFSQFGCRGVSSWAVLRGSTSGKRGVKLEWALPGNSSHQVCARNADIINATAIEGGVRCVCQNGYVGDGFANGTGCLQACTKDGKEAYGSDCNIKRQDQRKFVIIAGIIGPVLIVASLVALFYLLKRPTKPGMFDTEQAYYQNISVPKACKTRLFSLQELEEATKGFEEGQKLVHSNNGTIFAGVLRDGSHIAVHKLQCEKKDLIQVLSQIEVLSSTVHRNMARILGCCIESGNTLVVYEFPSNGTLKEHLHQTKGQQQLRLDWYRRLTIAAETASILAFLHYENSPPIFHHNLKSACIFLDDDYSVKIAGFGLLNSNFYYGSHLHKNHEGFGICKNDVYDMGVLLLEIISGSNRLDLPTSALQHIRAGKFEEIFDPFLCYHEQPHYRQEQMQIVADLATRCLLFGVDGRLGMVDVVRELVHLTKESLDGGITKGPALEETFSNSSLLQMISMSPDSMNVP, encoded by the exons ATGTCATCACCTATTCTCATCCTCACTTTTCTTCCACTTCTTCTGTGCTTcccttcattttcttcttccctACAACACCAAGGGAAAGAGCTGCTTCCCAACTCCTGCAGTGAAACATGCGGGGACCTCCATGTTCCTTTTCCTTTCTATGTCAACTCTTCTTGTGAGTCAATTTCCAGTGCCTTCCATCTCTCCTGCACAAATTCATCTACCCTTTTCCTCAGAATTGGCTCAGTGAGCTACACAGTCTTCGAATTCTTCCCAGATGGTGTGCTGGTGGACTTTCCCggctcatcatcatcatcatcatcctgTAGACAGTACAATGACTTGAATTCTTTTGGCAGAAGCTTCGCAGGGAAGGACAACTTCGGAGTTTCGGTGGACAATGTTATTGGTCTCTATGACTGTGAGGATTCCTCTCTGTGCAAACCAGATTGTGAAACTATTGACTTGCCTGCTTGTGATGGAAGAAGGGGTGGAGGCTCCCTTGCCTGCTGCTATCCACTCTCCGACCATACCATATGGCATCTCGGAGATGGATTTTCGGTCTTCTCTCAGTTTGGATGCAGGGGAGTTTCTAGTTGGGCCGTTTTGCGAGGCTCAACTTCGGGAAAACGTGGGGTCAAGTTGGAATGGGCGTTGCCCGGAAACTCCTCTCACCAAGTGTGTGCAAGGAATGCTGACATCATCAATGCTACAGCAATCGAAGGAGGAGTCAGATGTGTCTGTCAAAATGGATATGTTGGTGATGGTTTTGCTAATGGAACTGGATGTTTGCAGG CCTGCACAAAGGACGGAAAGGAAGCATATGGAAGTGACTGCAACATCAAAAGACAAGATCAGAGGAAATTTGTTATCATTGCCG GAATCATTGGCCCAGTTCTGATTGTTGCCTCCCTGGTTGCactattttatcttcttaaaaGGCCAACAAAACCGGGGATGTTTGACACAGAGCAGGCTTACTATCAAAACATTTCAGTCCCCAAAGCTTGTAAAACTCGACTATTCAGCCTCCAGGAGCTAGAGGAAGCCACTAAAGGTTTTGAAGAGGGTCAAAAACTTGTGCATTCCAACAATGGGACAATTTTTGCTGGAGTTTTGAGGGATGGATCTCACATAGCTGTCCACAAATTACAATGTGAGAAGAAAGACTTGATTCAAGTTCTGTCACAGATCGAGGTTCTGTCTTCTACTGTGCATAGAAACATGGCCCGCATTCTTGGTTGCTGTATTGAATCTGGCAACACTCTAGTAGTTTATGAGTTTCCTTCCAATGGTACTCTTAAGGAACATTTGCATCAAACCAAAGGACAGCAGCAACTTCGTTTAGATTGGTACAGGAGATTGACTATCGCTGCAGAAACAGCTAGCATTCTTGCATTCCTACATTACGAGAACTCTCCTCCCATATTTCACCATAACCTTAAATCTGCATGCATCTTCCTTGACGATGATTATTCTGTCAAGATTGCAGGATTTGGTCTGCTGAACTCCAACTTTTACTATGGTTCTCACTTACATAAGAACCACGAAGGCTTTGGCATCTGCAAAAATGATGTTTATGACATGGGTGTGTTGCTCCTTGAAATCATCTCAGGCTCAAATCGCTTGGATTTACCAACTTCGGCCTTGCAGCATATAAGGGCTGgaaaatttgaagaaattttTGACCCTTTTCTTTGCTATCATGAACAACCACACTATCGGCAAGAGCAAATGCAGATCGTTGCTGATCTTGCTACAAGATGCCTCTTGTTTGGTGTTGATGGAAGGCTGGGAATGGTTGATGTTGTGAGGGAGTTAGTACACTTGACTAAAGAAAGTCTTGATGGAGGAATTACCAAAGGACCTGCACTGGAAGAGACATTCTCAAATTCAAGCCTTCTTCAGATGATATCAATGTCTCCTGATTCTATGAATGTCCCTTGA
- the LOC114164199 gene encoding endoribonuclease Dicer homolog 1 translates to MEDGSRVPAGDDPSYWLDACEDISCDFIDFDVSSIVSEQPDNPSNQDFFGGIDKILDSIKNGAGLPLNHGEPASNSNGTAAGAGEVWFPSNATLADGGNHHAHTPVVSAPADAAFDHSAAVRNNGSTKMSNGNEGGVLVNCSQERGVLNGGHDVDSEERCSKRARLGGYKNERPHFGRGNYQGKERERCFNSNRKRPRDRDDVDRRDRDGGGRKREHCGAVGRRDVRDRDWRDREPRGYWERDKLGNNDMVFRPGAWEPERNREEKMVNDVKQENNGKLDKRSEEAKERVPEEKARQYQLDVLDQAKRKNTIAFLETGAGKTLIAVLLIKSIQESLQKQNKKMLAVFLVPKVPLVYQQAEVIRERTGYQVGHYCGEMGQDFWDARRWQREFDTKHVLVMTAQILLNILRHSIIKMEAINLLILDECHHAVKKHPYSLVMSEFYHITPKEKRPSVFGMTASPVNLKGVSSQVDCAIKIRNLESKLDSIVCTIKDRKELEKHVPMPSEVVVEYDKAASLCYLHEQIKQMEVEVEEAAKSSSRRSKWQFMGARDAGAKEELRQVYGVSERTESDGAANLIQKLRAVNYALGELGQWCAYKVAQSFLAALQNDERANYQLDVKFQESYLSKVVSLLKCQLSEGAVSDKNTDFDDSENGVAQSVSEHEEMEEGELPDSHVVSGGEHVDVIIGAAVADGKVTPKVQALIKILLKYQHTEDFRAIIFVERVVSALVLPKVFAELPSLSFVKCASLIGHNNSQEMRTHQMQDTISKFRDGRVTLLVATSVAEEGLDIRQCNVVIRFDLAKTVLAYIQSRGRARKPGSDYILMVERGNLSHEAFLRNARNSEETLRKEAIERTDLSHLKDTSRLISVDTRPGTVYQVKSTGAVVSLNSAVGLIHFYCSQLPSDRYSILRPEFIMERHEKTGGPTEYSCKLQLPCNAPFENLEGPICSSMRLAQQAVCLAACKKLHEMGAFTDMLLPDKGSGGEREKDEQTDEGDPLPGTARHREFYPEGVADILKGEWILSGKDACNNSKLLQLYMYAVKCENIGHSKDPFLIQVSNFAILFGNELDAEVLSMSMDLFIARTVTTKASLVFMGLINVTESQLASLKSFHVRLMSIVLDVDVEPSTTPWDPAKAYLFVPMFGDKSVDPMNQIDWRLVETIIGAEAWKNPLQKARPDVYLGTNERTLGGDRREYGFGKLRHGMAFGQKSHPTYGIRGAVAQFDVVKASGLVPSRDSMQTQKQINMTINGKLMMADTCTNAEDLVGKIVTAAHSGKRFYVDSIRYDMSAENSFPRKEGYLGPLEYSSYADYYKQKYGVDLIYKHQPLIRGRGVSYCKNLLSPRFEHSEAHEGESEETHDKTYYVFLPPELCLVHPLPGSLVRGAQRLPSIMRRVESILLAVQLKNMINYPVQTSKILEALTAASCQETFCYERAELLGDAYLKWVVSRFLFLKYPQKHEGQLTRMRQQMVSNMVLYQYALSRGLQSYIQADRFAPSRWAAPGVLPVFDEDTKDGESSLFDQERSISKTEKMDCHTDGFDDEMEDGELESDSSSYRVLSSKTLADVVEALIGVYYVEGGKNAANHLMKWIGIEIEFDPDAMDCARKPFNVPDSILRSVDFDALEGALNIKFKDKGLLVESITHASRPSSGVSCYQRLEFVGDAVLDHLITRHLFFTYTNLPPGRLTDLRAAAVNNENFARVAVKHNLHVHLRHGSSALEKQIKEFVKEVQDELSKPGFNSFGLGDCKAPKVLGDIVESIAGAIFLDSGRDTTVVWKVFQPLLHPMVTPETLPMHPVRELQERCQQQAEGLEYKASRVGNLATVEVFIDGVQVGAAQNPQKKMAQKLAARNALAALKEKEVGKNQEKNEESGKKNGNQSFTRQTLNDICLRRNWPMPFYRCVNEGGPAHAKRFTFAVRVNTTDRGWTDECVGEPMPSVKKAKDSAAVLLLELLNKLYVKKME, encoded by the exons ATGGAGGATGGGAGTAGGGTTCCAGCAGGGGATGACCCCTCTTACTGGCTGGATGCTTGTGAAGACATATCATGTGATTTCATTGATTTTGATGTCTCATCCATAGTTTCAGAGCAGCCTGATAACCCTTCCAATCAGGACTTCTTCGGTGGCATTGATAAGATTTTGGACAGCATAAAAAACGGTGCTGGTCTCCCTCTGAATCATGGCGAACCTGCTTCCAATTCTAATGGCACAGCAGCAGGAGCAGGAGAAGTTTGGTTTCCTTCCAATGCCACTTTAGCGGATGGGGGAAATCATCATGCTCATACTCCTGTTGTTTCTGCTCCAGCTGATGCTGCTTTTGACCATTCTGCTGCTGTTCGGAATAATGGATCGACTAAGATGTCTAATGGGAATGAAGGGGGAGTTTTGGTTAATTGTTCTCAGGAAAGAGGGGTTCTGAATGGTGGCCATGATGTTGATAGCGAAGAAAGGTGCAGCAAAAGGGCTCGGCTTGGTGGCTACAAGAATGAGAGGCCTCATTTTGGCAGAGGTAATTACCAAGGCAAGGAGAGGGAAAGGTGTTTCAATAGTAACAGAAAGAGGCCGCGGGATAGGGATGATGTTGACAGGAGGGACAgggatggtggtggaaggaaaAGAGAACATTGTGGTGCTGTTGGCCGGAGGGATGTTAGAGATAGAGATTGGAGGGATAGAGAACCTAGGGGTTACTGGGAGAGAGATAAATTAGGTAACAATGACATGGTCTTTCGCCCAGGCGCCTGGGAACCTGAGCGTAATCGTGAAGAAAAAATGGTCAATGATGTGAAACAAGAGAACAATGGAAAGCTTGATAAGAGATCCGAGGAGGCTAAGGAGAGGGTTCCTGAGGAAAAGGCTAGACAGTATCAATTAGATGTTCTTGACCAGGCAAAGAGAAAAAATACTATAGCTTTCCTTGAAACTGGAGCAGGGAAAACCTTAATTGCTGTTCTTCTCATTAAAAGTATACAAGAGAGTTTGCAGAAGCAAAATAAGAAAATGCTTGCAGTATTTTTAGTTCCAAAAGTTCCATTAGTTTACCAG CAAGCTGAAGTAATTCGTGAGCGAACTGGTTATCAAGTAGGCCACTATTGTGGAGAAATGGGACAGGACTTTTGGGATGCACGAAGGTGGCAGCGTGAATTCGATACCAAACAT GTTTTAGTCATGACGGCTCAAATTCTTTTGAACATTTTGAGGcatagtataataaaaatggaAGCAATCAATCTCTTGATTCTGGATGAGTGCCACCATGCTGTGAAGAAACACCCATATTCACTGGTGATGTCTGAGTTCTACCATATAACTCCCAAAGAGAAGAGACCATCTGTATTTGGAATGACTGCTTCTCCTGTTAACTTGAAGG GTGTCTCTAGCCAAGTAGATTGTGCAATAAAAATTCGCAATCTTGAGAGTAAGCTAGATTCTATAGTTTGCACCATTAAAGATCGTAAGGAGCTGGAGAAACATGTGCCAATGCCCTCTGAAGTTGTGGTCGAGTATGATAAAGCTGCCAGTTTATGTTATCTACATGAGCAGATAAAGCAGATGGAGGTTGAAGTTGAAGAAGCTGCAAAATCTAGTTCAAGAAGAAGCAAATGGCAGTTTATGGGAGCTAGAGATGCTGGAGCTAAGGAAGAGCTGCGCCAAGTATATGGTGTTTCTGAAAGAACTGAAAGCGATGGAGCTGCAAACCTAATTCAGAAGTTGAGAGCTGTTAATTATGCACTTGGTGAACTGGGACAATGGTGTGCATACAAG GTTGCACAATCCTTTTTAGCAGCTTTGCAAAATGATGAAAGGGCCAACTACCAACTTGATGTCAAGTTTCAGGAATCTTATCTGAGTAAAGTTGTTTCTCTTCTGAAATGCCAACTGTCAGAGGGTGCAGTTTCTGACAAAAATACTGATTTTGATGACTCGGAGAATGGTGTGGCTCAAAGTGTTTCTGAGCATGAAGAGATGGAAGAAGGGGAACTTCCAGACAGTCATG TTGTCTCTGGTGGAGAGCACGTGGACGTCATTATAGGAGCTGCTGTGGCTGATGGCAAGGTGACCCCTAAGGTGCAGGcactaataaaaatacttctCAAGTATCAGCATACAGAAGACTTCCGTGCAATCATCTTTGTTGAGCGGGTTGTTTCTGCATTAGTTCTGCCGAAG GTCTTTGCAGAGCTTCCATCTCTTAGTTTTGTTAAGTGTGCAAGCTTGATTGGTCACAATAACAGTCAGGAAATGCGAACCCACCAAATGCAAGATACAATTTCCAAATTCCGTGATGGGCGG GTTACCTTGCTAGTTGCCACTAGTGTTGCTGAAGAAGGACTTGATATTCGGCAATGCAATGTTGTTATTCGCTTTGACCTTGCAAAGACTGTTTTGGCATACATTCAATCCAGGGGGCGTGCTAGAAAACCTGGATCTGATTACATCCTGATGGTCGAGAG GGGCAATTTGTCACATGAAGCATTCCTAAGGAATGCCAGGAACAGTGAGGAGACTTTGCGTAAAGAAGCAATAGAGAGAACAGACCTTAGTCATCTGAAGGACACTTCAAGATTGATTTCTGTTGACACCAGGCCTGGAACAGTTTACCAGGTGAAGTCAACTGGTGCAGTTGTGAGTCTTAACTCTGCTGTAGGTCTTATCCACTTCTACTGCTCTCAGCTACCCAGTGACAG ATATTCGATTCTTCGTCCTGAGTTCATTATGGAGAGGCATGAGAAAACAGGAGGTCCCACAGAATATTCTTGCAAGCTTCAACTGCCTTGTAATGCACCATTTGAAAATCTCGAGGGACCAATATGCAGTTCTATGCGTCTGGCACAACAG GCTGTTTGTCTGGCTGCTTGCAAGAAATTGCATGAGATGGGAGCATTCACTGACATGCTATTGCCTGATAAAGGAAGTGGgggagaaagagaaaaggatgAGCAAACTGATGAAGGAGATCCACTTCCAGGGACTGCTAGACATAGGGAGTTCTATCCTGAAGGTGTGGCTGACATACTGAAG GGAGAATGGATCTTATCTGGAAAAGATGCTTGCAACAATTCCAAATTGCTTCAACTTTACATGTATGCTGTGAAGTGTGAAAATATTGGTCATTCAAAGGATCCGTTTTTGATTCAAGTTTCAAATTTTGCAATACTTTTTGGCAATGAGCTGGATGCAGAG GTGTTATCGATGTCAATGGATCTATTTATCGCTCGAACCGTGACTACAAAGGCATCTCTTGTCTTTATGGGGTTGATAAATGTCACTGAGAGTCAG CTGGCATCCCTGAAAAGCTTTCATGTAAGATTGATGAGCATTGTCTTGGATGTGGATGTTGAACCATCTACCACACCTTGGGATCCTGCAAAAGCATATTTGTTTGTCCCAATGTTTGGCGATAAGTCTGTAGATCCTATGAACCAAATTGACTGGCGTCTGGTTGAGACAATAATTGGAGCCGAAGCATGGAAGAATCCCCTCCAGAAAGCTCGACCAGATGTTTACCTTGGTACTAATGAGAGAACATTAGGTGGAGACAGAAGGGAATATGGATTTGGGAAATTGCGTCATGGCATGGCTTTTGGGCAAAAATCACATCCCACCTATGGAATCAGAGGAGCTGTGGCCCAGTTTGATGTGGTGAAAGCTTCAGGATTGGTTCCTAGTAGAGATTCCATGCAAACACAAAAGCAAATTAATATGACTATCAATGGGAAATTGATGATGGCAGATACCTGTACTAATGCAGAGGATCTGGTAGGGAAAATTGTAACTGCTGCTCATTCGGGGAAGAGGTTTTATGTTGATTCTATACGCTATGACATGTCAGCAGAAAACTCTTTCCCTAGGAAAGAAGGTTATCTTGGTCCTTTGGAGTATAGCTCATATGCTGATTACTACAAGCAAAA ATATGGAGTTGATTTGATTTACAAGCACCAACCTCTAATAAGAGGGCGTGGTGTATCATACTGCAAGAATCTTCTGTCCCCTCGCTTTGAGCACAGTGAAG CACATGAAGGCGAATCTGAAGAGACACATGACAAAACTTATTATGTTTTCCTTCCTCCTGAGTTATGTCTTGTACACCCACTGCCTGGATCACTTGTCCGTGGTGCCCAGAGGTTGCCTTCAATAATGCGGAGGGTTGAAAGTATTCTACTTGCAGTTCAGCTGAAGAATATGATAAACTATCCTGTTCAAACTTCAAAG ATCTTGGAAGCCTTGACCGCTGCCTCTTGCCAGGAGACATTCTGCTATGAAAGGGCCGAGCTTCTCGGAGACGCTTACCTGAAATGGGTTGTTAGTCgatttcttttcttaaaatacCCACAGAAACATGAAGGTCAACTTACTAGGATGAGACAACAAATGGTCAGTAACATGGTATTATATCAATATGCATTAAGTAGAGGGCTTCAATCATATATTCAGGCAGATCGCTTTGCTCCATCCAGATGGGCAGCTCCTGGGGTGCTGCCTGTCTTTGATGAAGATACCAAGGATGGGGAGTCCTCTTTGTTTGACCAGGAGCGATCCATTTCTAAAACTGAGAAAATGGATTGTCACACAGATGGATTTGATGATGAGATGGAAGATGGCGAGCTTGAGAGTGATTCAAGTTCTTACAGAGTTCTGTCCAGTAAGACACTTGCAGATGTTGTGGAAGCACTGATTGGGGTATATTATGTAGAAGGTGGTAAAAATGCTGCTAATCACCTAATGAAATGGATTGGCATTGAAATAGAGTTTGATCCCGATGCGATGGACTGTGCAAGAAAGCCATTTAATGTTCCAGACAGCATACTCAGGAGTGTTGACTTTGATGCTTTAGAGGGTGCtttaaatataaagtttaaagaCAAGGGGCTGTTGGTAGAATCCATAACACATGCCTCCAGACCATCTTCAGGAGTATCCTGTTATCAGCGGTTGGAGTTCGTTGGTGATGCTGTATTGGATCATCTTATCACCAGACACTTGTTTTTCACTTACACAAATCTGCCTCCAGGACGTCTCACTGACCTTCGGGCTGCTGctgtaaataatgaaaattttgcaCGTGTTGCAGTTAAACACAACCTTCATGTGCATCTCCGACATGGGTCCAGTGCCCTAGAGAAACAG ATTAAAGAATTCGTGAAGGAAGTCCAAGATGAATTGTCAAAGCCAGGTTTTAACTCCTTTGGTCTGGGAGACTGCAAAGCTCCCAAGGTCCTTGGTGACATTGTAGAATCTATTGCGGGTGCCATTTTTCTTGACAGTGGAAGGGATACTACTGTTGTTTGGAAG GTTTTTCAGCCTCTTCTGCATCCTATGGTTACCCCAGAGACTCTGCCAATGCATCCTGTGCGAGAGCTGCAGGAGCGTTGCCAACAGCAAGCTGAAGGTTTAGAGTATAAAGCAAGTCGTGTTGGCAATTTGGCTACCGTTGAAGTATTCATTGATGGGGTGCAAGTAGGAGCTGCTCAAAATCCACAGAAAAAAATGGCACAAAAATTAGCTGCCAGAAATGCCCTTGCTGCTTTGAAAGAGAAGGAGGTGGGAAAAAATCAGGAGAAGAATGAAGAAAGCGGgaaaaagaatggaaaccaGTCATTTACTAGGCAAACATTAAATGATATCTGTTTACGAAGAAATTGGCCGATGCCATTCTACAG GTGTGTGAATGAGGGTGGTCCAGCACATGCAAAGAGATTTACATTTGCGGTGCGAGTCAATACTACTGATCGAGGATGGACGGATGAATGTGTTGGAGAGCCAATGCCAAGCGTCAAGAAGGCCAAAGACTCAGCAGCCGTTCTTCTCTTAGAACTACTAAACAAGTTATACGTGAAAAAGATGGAGTGA